A window of the Bradyrhizobium diazoefficiens genome harbors these coding sequences:
- the paaC gene encoding 1,2-phenylacetyl-CoA epoxidase subunit PaaC, with amino-acid sequence MPAANVQVSEMPLVLYALRRADDALILGHRLSEWCGHAPMMEEDMALSNIALDLIGQARELYTYAAKTEGKDNDEDKLAYLRDVRQYRNLLLVEQPNGDFAQTLVRQFFYSAFADLYWRAMMTSRDATLAAIAAKSEKESAYHLRHTSEWIIRLGDGTDESHVRAQDAIDHLWAFTGEMFAVDESERALIHADIAVDPGTLRSRWLTTLSDVVGEATLTLPQNDWMQQGGRAGRHSEHLGHLLSELQSMQRTFPGQTW; translated from the coding sequence ATGCCCGCCGCCAACGTCCAGGTGTCGGAAATGCCGCTGGTGCTCTATGCGCTGCGTCGCGCCGACGATGCGCTGATTCTCGGCCATCGGCTGTCGGAATGGTGCGGGCACGCGCCGATGATGGAAGAGGATATGGCGCTCTCCAACATCGCGCTTGACCTCATCGGCCAGGCCCGCGAGCTCTACACCTACGCCGCCAAGACCGAAGGCAAGGACAACGACGAGGACAAGCTCGCCTACCTGCGCGACGTCAGGCAGTATCGCAATCTGCTGCTGGTCGAGCAGCCCAATGGTGACTTCGCCCAGACCCTGGTGCGGCAGTTCTTCTATTCCGCCTTCGCCGATCTCTACTGGCGCGCCATGATGACCTCACGCGACGCGACGCTCGCGGCGATCGCCGCGAAGTCGGAGAAGGAGAGCGCCTATCATCTGCGCCATACTTCGGAATGGATCATCCGGCTCGGCGACGGCACGGACGAGAGCCACGTCCGCGCACAGGACGCGATCGATCACCTCTGGGCCTTTACGGGCGAGATGTTTGCCGTCGATGAAAGCGAACGCGCGCTGATCCATGCCGATATCGCCGTGGATCCCGGCACCTTGCGCAGCCGCTGGCTGACGACCCTCTCCGATGTCGTCGGCGAAGCAACGCTCACACTGCCGCAGAACGACTGGATGCAGCAGGGTGGCCGCGCAGGCCGCCACAGCGAGCATCTCGGTCACCTCCTGTCCGAGCTGCAATCGATGCAGCGAACCTTTCCGGGGCAGACATGGTGA
- a CDS encoding phasin, producing MTTETNTAFDGFKDAFKNIQNLEVPEAAREFVKKSANTAKDRAAEAFAGSERVTAAVENAVTESVAEAGKISRNIQQAIYEDAEAFFSGIDKLASAKSVSEAVEIQSSLLRARGEVFVSRAKATADYFGKLAANGAKSAQDNFAKVYNKTA from the coding sequence ATGACCACCGAAACCAACACCGCTTTCGACGGCTTCAAGGACGCGTTCAAGAACATCCAGAACCTGGAAGTTCCCGAGGCCGCCCGCGAATTCGTCAAGAAGAGCGCCAATACCGCCAAGGACCGTGCTGCCGAAGCTTTCGCTGGCTCCGAGCGCGTGACCGCCGCCGTCGAGAACGCGGTGACCGAGTCCGTTGCTGAGGCCGGCAAGATCAGCCGCAACATCCAGCAGGCGATCTACGAGGACGCCGAGGCGTTCTTCTCGGGCATCGACAAGCTCGCGTCGGCCAAGTCGGTCAGCGAAGCCGTCGAGATCCAGTCGAGCCTGCTCCGCGCCCGCGGCGAAGTGTTCGTCTCGCGCGCCAAGGCGACCGCCGACTATTTCGGCAAGCTCGCCGCTAACGGTGCGAAGTCCGCTCAGGACAACTTTGCCAAGGTCTACAACAAGACCGCCTGA
- the paaD gene encoding 1,2-phenylacetyl-CoA epoxidase subunit PaaD, translating into MVSVLERDSDLRRRAWDAAAGVVDPEIPVLTIADLGVLRDVVLDGGHVEVAITPTYSGCPAMNMIALEIEVALERAGFHRPKVRTVLSPAWTTDWMSEEGRRKLHAYGIAPPHASGSRRALFGEQAVVCPQCGSDKTELLSEFGSTSCKALWRCKSCREPFDYFKCH; encoded by the coding sequence ATGGTGAGCGTGCTGGAGCGGGACAGCGATCTGCGCCGGCGCGCCTGGGACGCCGCGGCGGGCGTGGTCGACCCCGAAATTCCGGTGCTGACCATCGCCGATCTCGGTGTACTCCGCGATGTCGTTCTCGACGGCGGCCACGTCGAGGTCGCGATCACCCCGACCTATTCGGGGTGCCCGGCCATGAACATGATTGCGCTCGAAATCGAGGTCGCGCTGGAGCGCGCGGGCTTCCATCGCCCGAAGGTGCGCACCGTGCTGTCGCCGGCCTGGACCACCGACTGGATGAGTGAAGAGGGACGCCGGAAGCTGCACGCCTACGGCATCGCGCCGCCGCACGCTTCGGGCTCGCGCCGCGCGCTGTTCGGCGAACAGGCTGTCGTGTGCCCGCAATGCGGCTCGGACAAGACCGAGCTGCTGTCCGAATTCGGCTCGACCTCCTGCAAGGCGCTGTGGCGCTGCAAGTCCTGCCGCGAACCCTTTGATTATTTCAAGTGTCACTAA
- a CDS encoding quinone oxidoreductase family protein, whose product MSPADTITVEARCVRLNAKAENAAAVAPVVEHHTLTRGPNDLLIEVKAAAVNPSDVKAATGLMAYAVFPRTPGRDYAGVVIDGPAGTVGREVFGSSGDLGIRRDGTHASHLVVEADAVVEKPKSVSWEEAAGIGVPFVTAMEGFRRAGIPKPDETVLVFGVNGKVGQAAVQIATWQGARVVGVVRKAESYEGHSNAPIEIIDASATDLATRVRELTGGKGADIVFNTVGDPYFQAAHKSLALRGRQILIAAIDRIVQFNILEFYRGQHTYVGIDTLGLSSAATGAVLHDLGPGFAGGQLKPFPINANAIYPLERAKEAYVAVAGSSRDRVILKP is encoded by the coding sequence ATGTCGCCAGCCGATACCATAACCGTCGAGGCGCGTTGCGTCCGCCTCAATGCCAAAGCCGAGAACGCGGCTGCGGTTGCGCCCGTCGTCGAGCATCATACGCTCACCCGCGGCCCGAACGATCTCCTGATCGAAGTGAAGGCCGCGGCGGTCAACCCGTCCGACGTCAAGGCTGCCACCGGGCTGATGGCCTATGCCGTGTTCCCGCGTACCCCAGGGCGTGACTACGCGGGCGTGGTGATCGACGGGCCGGCCGGCACGGTCGGCCGCGAGGTGTTCGGCTCCTCGGGTGATCTCGGCATCCGCCGCGACGGCACGCACGCGAGCCATCTCGTGGTCGAAGCCGACGCGGTGGTCGAGAAGCCGAAGAGCGTATCCTGGGAGGAGGCTGCCGGCATCGGTGTGCCCTTCGTCACGGCTATGGAAGGCTTTCGCCGCGCCGGCATTCCGAAGCCCGACGAGACCGTGCTGGTGTTCGGCGTCAATGGCAAGGTCGGTCAGGCCGCGGTGCAGATCGCGACCTGGCAGGGCGCGCGCGTCGTCGGCGTGGTGCGCAAGGCTGAATCTTATGAAGGCCACAGCAATGCGCCGATCGAGATCATCGACGCTTCCGCAACCGACCTCGCCACTCGCGTGCGCGAATTGACCGGCGGCAAGGGTGCCGACATCGTCTTCAACACGGTCGGCGACCCCTATTTCCAGGCTGCGCACAAGTCGCTCGCGCTGCGCGGCCGTCAGATCCTGATCGCCGCGATCGACCGGATCGTGCAGTTTAACATCCTCGAATTCTATCGCGGACAGCACACCTATGTCGGCATCGACACGCTCGGGCTGTCGTCGGCCGCAACGGGCGCCGTGCTGCACGATCTCGGGCCGGGCTTTGCGGGCGGCCAGCTGAAGCCGTTCCCGATCAACGCGAATGCGATCTATCCGCTCGAGCGCGCGAAGGAGGCGTATGTTGCGGTCGCCGGCTCCTCGCGGGATCGCGTGATCCTGAAGCCGTAA
- a CDS encoding YeeE/YedE family protein, with protein sequence MESPAQLVILAGLVIGLVYGAVGLLSGFCLMSSMRGWLAEGDGRLVRSYALAVAVAIAASQFLAANGMVDLGKSIYLQSTFSAPVLFFGGLLFGYGMVLSNGCGSRALVLLGRGNLRSFVVVVVLAVAAQMTLKGLIAPARIALVQTSQTTVSANSLPTLLATLGLGEAFSRVLSAAAIVIALILFAFAHPAFRRSPGQIAAGTIVGLLVAGGWYVTGYLGADDFNPVPVTSLTFIAPIADSLQYAMLSTGLTLNFGIATVAGVFAGSLVTALTTSRFHLEGYSSPRHMLRSAGGAALMGIGGVMAFGCSIGLGLTGMSTLALGSFIAVAGILLGTAAGLRGALRVQPLAVA encoded by the coding sequence ATGGAATCGCCCGCCCAACTCGTCATCCTCGCCGGCCTCGTCATTGGACTGGTTTATGGCGCTGTCGGCCTGCTCAGCGGCTTCTGCCTGATGAGCAGCATGCGCGGATGGCTGGCAGAGGGGGACGGGCGGCTGGTGCGAAGCTATGCGTTGGCGGTTGCGGTGGCGATTGCCGCGAGCCAGTTCCTCGCCGCAAATGGCATGGTCGACCTCGGCAAGTCGATCTACCTGCAGTCGACCTTTTCGGCACCGGTATTGTTTTTCGGCGGCCTGCTGTTTGGCTATGGCATGGTGCTGTCGAACGGCTGCGGCTCGCGCGCGCTGGTGCTGCTCGGTCGCGGCAATCTCCGCTCCTTCGTCGTCGTAGTCGTGCTCGCCGTTGCCGCGCAAATGACACTCAAAGGCCTGATCGCGCCGGCGCGCATTGCGCTGGTCCAGACTTCTCAAACGACGGTCAGCGCCAATTCGCTGCCCACACTGTTGGCGACGCTTGGTCTTGGTGAAGCTTTTTCTCGTGTGCTCTCCGCGGCCGCGATCGTCATCGCGCTGATCCTGTTTGCCTTTGCCCATCCGGCGTTCCGCCGCTCGCCGGGCCAGATCGCGGCGGGCACCATCGTCGGTCTGCTGGTCGCCGGTGGCTGGTACGTCACCGGCTATCTTGGTGCTGATGATTTTAACCCGGTCCCGGTGACCTCGCTCACCTTCATCGCGCCAATCGCCGATAGCCTGCAATACGCGATGCTCTCGACCGGCCTGACGCTGAACTTCGGCATCGCGACCGTTGCCGGCGTCTTCGCCGGTAGCCTGGTGACTGCGCTCACCACAAGCCGCTTCCATCTCGAAGGCTATTCCTCGCCGCGCCACATGCTGCGCTCGGCCGGTGGCGCCGCGCTGATGGGCATCGGCGGCGTGATGGCGTTTGGCTGCTCGATCGGGCTGGGGCTCACGGGCATGTCGACGCTCGCGCTGGGCTCGTTCATTGCGGTCGCCGGCATCCTGCTCGGCACGGCGGCCGGCCTGCGCGGTGCACTCCGTGTTCAGCCGCTTGCGGTGGCCTGA
- the paaK gene encoding phenylacetate--CoA ligase PaaK: MASTKLKEGGHVYRAELDAQERASRDEIMALQKQRLAWSLKHAYDNVAHYRKAFDKAGVHPSDFRELADLAKFPFTVKTDLRDNYPFNMFAVPREKLVRVHASSGTTGKPIVVGYTRRDIDTWSEVMARSIRAAGGRTGMIIHNAYGYGLFTGGLGVHYGAEKLGCTVVPISGGMTERQVQLINDFRPDIITVTPSYMLAILDEFKRQKLDPRQCSLKVGIFGAEPWTNAMRGEIEDAFDMDATDIYGLSEVIGPGVAQECIEIKDGLHIWEDHFYPEVVDPQTGAVLPDGEKGELVFTSLTKEGFPVIRYRTRDLTRLLPGTARPGMRRMEKVTGRSDDMIILRGVNLFPTQIEEVLLATDWCGGHFILELTREGRMDELTIIAEARPESWDGRGLVDHADRVSTHIKNTIGISSKVQVVAPATLERSLGKAKRLYDKRPKD; this comes from the coding sequence ATGGCTTCGACGAAGCTGAAGGAAGGCGGCCACGTCTATAGGGCCGAGTTGGACGCGCAGGAGCGCGCGTCACGCGACGAGATCATGGCGTTGCAGAAGCAGCGGCTGGCCTGGTCGCTGAAGCATGCCTATGACAACGTCGCGCACTATCGGAAGGCTTTCGACAAGGCTGGCGTGCATCCGTCCGACTTTCGCGAGCTTGCTGATCTCGCAAAATTTCCGTTCACCGTGAAGACGGATCTCCGCGACAACTACCCGTTCAACATGTTCGCCGTGCCGCGCGAGAAGCTGGTGCGCGTGCATGCGTCATCCGGCACGACGGGCAAGCCGATCGTCGTCGGCTATACCCGACGCGACATCGACACCTGGTCGGAGGTGATGGCGCGCTCGATCCGCGCGGCCGGCGGCCGCACTGGCATGATCATCCACAATGCCTATGGCTACGGCCTGTTCACCGGCGGGTTGGGCGTGCATTACGGCGCTGAAAAGCTCGGCTGCACTGTGGTGCCGATCTCGGGCGGCATGACCGAGCGGCAGGTGCAGCTCATCAACGACTTCCGCCCTGATATCATCACGGTGACGCCGAGTTACATGCTGGCGATCCTCGACGAGTTCAAGCGTCAGAAGCTCGATCCGCGCCAGTGCTCACTCAAGGTCGGCATCTTCGGGGCCGAGCCCTGGACCAACGCGATGCGCGGCGAGATCGAGGACGCCTTCGACATGGATGCGACCGACATCTATGGCTTGTCCGAGGTGATCGGCCCGGGCGTCGCGCAGGAGTGCATCGAGATCAAGGACGGCCTGCACATCTGGGAAGACCATTTCTATCCGGAAGTGGTCGATCCCCAGACGGGCGCAGTGCTGCCCGACGGCGAGAAGGGCGAGCTGGTCTTCACTTCGCTCACCAAGGAAGGCTTTCCGGTGATCCGCTATCGCACCCGCGACCTGACGCGGCTGCTGCCGGGCACGGCGCGGCCGGGCATGCGGCGCATGGAGAAGGTGACGGGCCGCTCGGACGACATGATCATCCTGCGCGGCGTCAATCTGTTCCCGACCCAGATCGAGGAGGTTCTGCTCGCGACCGATTGGTGCGGTGGCCACTTTATCCTCGAATTGACCCGCGAAGGCCGCATGGACGAGCTGACTATCATCGCCGAGGCACGGCCCGAGAGCTGGGACGGAAGGGGTCTCGTCGACCACGCCGATCGGGTCTCGACGCATATCAAGAACACGATCGGGATCAGCTCCAAGGTGCAAGTGGTCGCGCCGGCCACGCTGGAGCGCTCGCTCGGCAAGGCCAAGCGGCTCTACGACAAGCGGCCGAAGGATTGA
- the paaB gene encoding 1,2-phenylacetyl-CoA epoxidase subunit PaaB — protein sequence MATPNTPLWEVFIRSRNGLAHKHVGSLHASDATMALQAARDIYTRRGEGLSIWVVPSTAITASDPAEKGMMFEPAESKIYRHPTFYEVPEEVGHM from the coding sequence ATGGCCACGCCGAATACGCCGCTGTGGGAGGTCTTCATTCGCAGCCGTAACGGGCTCGCGCACAAGCATGTCGGCTCGCTGCATGCGAGCGACGCCACCATGGCGCTGCAGGCGGCGCGCGACATCTACACCCGTCGCGGCGAGGGCCTGTCGATCTGGGTCGTGCCGTCGACAGCGATCACCGCAAGCGATCCCGCCGAGAAGGGCATGATGTTCGAGCCGGCGGAATCGAAGATCTACCGGCACCCGACGTTTTATGAGGTGCCGGAAGAAGTGGGGCACATGTGA
- the paaE gene encoding 1,2-phenylacetyl-CoA epoxidase subunit PaaE, which translates to MSAAAPRFHRLAVNDLRRESSDAVSMTFAIPRELADDYAFSPGQYLTLRATLDGEEVRRSYSICSGPDDGEIRIAVKKVDGGAFSSWAADELKRGDELDVMTPTGRFGVVPPAEAGRIHVGFAAGSGITPILSIVKGVLAREPDSRFFLFYGNRATDNIMFLEALEELKDRFIDRLSIFHVISGEEQDIPILHGRLDGDKVRVLLRSLVPATSVDHVFICGPSGMSEEIEATCRDIGIADDRIHVERFVSEFGGKPRLKKVVAADAPPKAIASLIIDGKRRDVPVAEDEAILDAALRAGVDLPFACKGGMCSTCRAKLVEGEAPMDLNYSLEPWELKAGFVLTCQAKPSSERVVVDYDHV; encoded by the coding sequence ATGTCCGCAGCCGCACCGCGCTTCCATCGCCTGGCCGTCAACGATCTCCGCCGCGAGTCGTCGGACGCCGTTTCAATGACCTTCGCCATCCCCCGCGAGCTTGCCGACGACTATGCTTTCAGTCCCGGCCAGTATCTCACGCTCCGCGCCACGCTCGATGGTGAGGAGGTGCGCCGTTCTTATTCCATCTGCTCCGGCCCCGACGACGGCGAAATCCGCATCGCGGTGAAAAAGGTCGACGGCGGCGCGTTCTCAAGCTGGGCGGCCGACGAGTTGAAACGCGGCGACGAGCTCGACGTGATGACGCCGACGGGACGTTTTGGCGTGGTCCCGCCGGCCGAGGCCGGACGTATCCATGTCGGCTTTGCCGCAGGCTCCGGCATCACGCCGATCCTGTCGATCGTCAAGGGTGTGCTGGCGCGCGAGCCCGACAGCCGCTTCTTCCTGTTCTACGGCAACCGCGCGACCGACAACATCATGTTCCTCGAAGCGCTCGAGGAGCTGAAGGACCGTTTCATCGACCGCCTCTCGATTTTCCACGTCATCTCCGGCGAGGAGCAGGACATCCCGATCCTGCACGGCCGGCTCGACGGCGACAAGGTGAGGGTGCTGCTGCGGTCGCTGGTGCCTGCGACAAGCGTCGATCACGTCTTCATCTGCGGTCCATCAGGCATGAGCGAGGAGATCGAGGCGACCTGCCGTGACATCGGCATCGCCGATGATCGTATTCATGTCGAGCGTTTCGTCTCGGAGTTCGGCGGCAAGCCGCGGCTGAAGAAGGTCGTTGCCGCCGACGCGCCACCGAAGGCGATTGCCTCCCTGATCATCGATGGCAAGCGCCGCGACGTGCCGGTGGCCGAGGACGAGGCGATCCTCGATGCCGCGCTGCGTGCCGGCGTCGATCTGCCCTTCGCCTGCAAGGGCGGCATGTGCTCGACCTGCCGCGCAAAACTGGTCGAGGGCGAGGCCCCGATGGACCTCAATTATTCGCTGGAGCCCTGGGAGTTGAAGGCCGGCTTCGTTCTCACCTGCCAGGCCAAGCCATCGTCGGAACGGGTCGTGGTCGACTACGACCACGTTTGA
- the paaA gene encoding 1,2-phenylacetyl-CoA epoxidase subunit PaaA: MYTQALNTAETDDRGLEDAAKAAQFQARIDAEERIEPNDWMPAAYRKTLTRQISQHAHSEIVGMLPEGNWVTRAPTLRRKAALLAKVQDECGHGLYLYAAAETLGTSREELVDAMLAGKAKYSSIFNYPTLTWADIGTIGWLVDGAAIMNQIPLCRCSYGPYARAMIRVCKEESFHQRQGYEIMLTLCRGSDEQKAMAQDALDRWWWPVLMMFGPPDATSQHSDTSTKWKIKRFSNDELRQKFVDATVPQAQYLGLTIPDPGMTKDAEGHWRYSEIDWTEFKQVLAGNGPCNRDRMAARRKSHAEGAWVREAAAAYAAKRAQRQTAQAAE; encoded by the coding sequence ATGTATACCCAGGCGCTGAACACAGCCGAGACCGATGATCGCGGTCTTGAGGACGCGGCCAAGGCCGCGCAGTTCCAGGCCCGCATCGATGCCGAAGAGCGCATCGAGCCGAACGACTGGATGCCGGCGGCGTACCGCAAGACGCTCACCCGCCAGATATCCCAGCACGCCCATTCCGAAATCGTCGGCATGCTGCCCGAAGGCAACTGGGTCACGCGCGCTCCGACACTGCGCCGCAAGGCCGCGCTGCTCGCCAAGGTGCAGGACGAGTGCGGCCACGGGCTCTATCTCTATGCCGCGGCAGAGACGCTCGGCACCTCGCGCGAAGAGCTGGTCGACGCCATGCTTGCAGGCAAGGCCAAATATTCCTCGATCTTCAACTATCCGACGCTGACCTGGGCCGACATCGGCACCATCGGCTGGCTGGTCGATGGCGCCGCCATCATGAACCAGATCCCGCTGTGCCGTTGCTCCTACGGTCCTTATGCGCGCGCGATGATCCGCGTCTGCAAGGAGGAGTCGTTCCACCAGCGTCAGGGCTACGAGATCATGCTGACACTGTGCCGCGGCTCGGACGAGCAGAAGGCGATGGCGCAGGATGCGCTGGATCGCTGGTGGTGGCCGGTGCTGATGATGTTCGGCCCGCCGGATGCCACGAGCCAGCACAGCGACACCTCGACGAAATGGAAGATCAAGCGCTTCTCCAATGACGAGCTGCGCCAGAAGTTCGTCGATGCCACCGTGCCGCAGGCCCAATATCTCGGCCTCACCATTCCCGATCCCGGCATGACAAAGGATGCGGAAGGTCACTGGCGCTACAGCGAGATCGATTGGACCGAGTTCAAGCAGGTGCTCGCCGGCAACGGCCCGTGCAACCGTGACCGCATGGCCGCGCGCCGCAAGTCGCACGCCGAGGGCGCCTGGGTGCGCGAGGCCGCTGCCGCCTATGCGGCGAAGCGCGCGCAGCGTCAGACCGCCCAAGCTGCGGAATAG
- a CDS encoding esterase/lipase family protein, giving the protein MTATAQTLHPPSRTLMFLEGRAIHEFGAFLGALPLLSLAPRGDGHPVLVLPGLVASDVSTRALRSFLTSKGYAVSGWRQGRNYGLREGVQHAMVDLVEELSDKHGRKISLVGWSLGGLYARQLAKMMPERVRQVITLGSPFAGDPHSTNAWRVYEWASGRKSDEVDPHFGGELAVPPPVPTTAIFSRTDGVCAWQGCMEKTGAQTESIEVDSSHCGMGHHPAVVYAVADRLAQKEGQWRPFDRSGWRSLAYPDPHR; this is encoded by the coding sequence ATGACCGCTACTGCCCAGACGCTGCATCCGCCGTCCCGTACTCTGATGTTTTTGGAAGGGCGCGCGATCCACGAGTTTGGCGCATTTCTCGGCGCGCTGCCGCTGCTGAGCCTCGCGCCGCGCGGCGACGGGCATCCGGTGCTGGTGTTGCCGGGCCTGGTGGCCTCCGACGTCTCCACACGCGCACTGCGCTCGTTTCTGACCAGCAAGGGTTATGCGGTGAGCGGCTGGCGCCAGGGCCGCAACTACGGCCTGCGCGAGGGTGTGCAGCATGCGATGGTCGATCTGGTCGAGGAGCTCAGCGACAAGCATGGTCGCAAGATCAGCCTGGTCGGCTGGAGCCTCGGCGGTCTCTATGCGCGCCAGCTCGCCAAGATGATGCCCGAGCGCGTGCGCCAGGTGATCACGCTAGGTAGCCCCTTTGCCGGCGATCCCCATTCGACCAATGCCTGGCGCGTCTATGAATGGGCGAGCGGCCGGAAGTCCGACGAGGTCGATCCGCACTTCGGCGGCGAGCTCGCCGTGCCGCCACCGGTGCCGACCACCGCGATCTTCAGCCGCACCGACGGCGTCTGCGCCTGGCAGGGCTGCATGGAGAAGACCGGCGCGCAGACCGAGAGCATCGAGGTCGACAGCAGCCATTGCGGCATGGGCCATCATCCCGCCGTCGTCTACGCCGTCGCCGACCGCCTCGCGCAGAAGGAAGGCCAGTGGCGCCCGTTCGACCGCAGCGGCTGGCGCAGCCTGGCCTACCCTGACCCGCATCGGTAA
- a CDS encoding GNAT family N-acetyltransferase gives MSEQRAYPRDVKTEAGNIEIRLMSPADEAAVLAFGKDLPTHDLLFLPRNISEPKVLSAWVKEIERGAIQSLLAVKGGKVVGCGTLVRDPHSWSPHVGEIRMVVSQDVRGKGVGKALSQETFALALGAGLEKLSVQMTVDQQAAIALFESLGFKAEALLRDHVRDVGGKTHDIVVLGHNIAQVQAQMEAYGLPGAVQH, from the coding sequence ATGAGTGAGCAGCGTGCCTATCCGCGTGACGTCAAGACCGAGGCGGGCAATATCGAGATCCGTCTGATGTCGCCTGCCGATGAAGCCGCAGTGCTTGCCTTCGGCAAGGACCTGCCGACCCATGACCTGTTGTTCCTGCCGCGCAATATCAGTGAGCCAAAGGTGCTGTCCGCCTGGGTCAAGGAGATCGAGCGCGGCGCGATTCAGAGCCTTCTTGCGGTGAAAGGCGGCAAGGTCGTCGGTTGCGGCACGCTGGTGCGCGACCCTCACTCCTGGTCACCCCATGTCGGCGAGATCCGCATGGTGGTGTCGCAGGACGTGCGCGGGAAGGGGGTGGGCAAGGCGCTGTCGCAGGAGACCTTTGCGCTCGCGCTCGGGGCGGGGCTGGAAAAGCTCTCGGTCCAGATGACGGTCGACCAGCAGGCGGCGATCGCGCTGTTCGAGAGCCTCGGCTTCAAGGCCGAGGCGCTGCTGCGCGACCATGTCCGGGATGTCGGCGGCAAGACCCACGACATCGTCGTGCTGGGCCACAACATCGCGCAGGTCCAGGCCCAGATGGAAGCCTATGGGTTGCCAGGCGCCGTCCAGCACTGA
- the paaI gene encoding hydroxyphenylacetyl-CoA thioesterase PaaI produces the protein MNVKAALSPENVARACADAMWAEDDASKGLGMEIVEIGPGFATLAMTVRSDMVNGQRIAHGGFIFTLADSAFAFACNSHNDRVVAAQGQITFIKPGKLGDRLVAKASEVTRGGRSGIYDVRVTVDEIVIAEFRGHSRVIPGTWLPTQER, from the coding sequence GTGAACGTCAAAGCCGCCCTGTCGCCTGAAAATGTTGCCCGCGCCTGCGCCGATGCGATGTGGGCAGAGGACGATGCCTCCAAGGGTCTCGGCATGGAGATCGTCGAGATCGGCCCGGGCTTTGCGACGCTCGCCATGACGGTGCGGTCGGACATGGTCAACGGCCAGCGCATCGCCCATGGCGGCTTCATCTTCACGCTCGCCGACTCCGCTTTCGCCTTCGCCTGTAACTCGCACAACGACCGTGTGGTGGCTGCACAAGGCCAGATCACCTTCATCAAGCCGGGCAAGCTCGGCGACCGCCTCGTCGCGAAAGCGAGTGAGGTCACCCGTGGCGGCCGCTCCGGTATCTACGACGTGCGTGTCACCGTCGACGAGATCGTCATCGCCGAATTTCGCGGGCATTCGCGTGTCATTCCAGGCACGTGGCTGCCGACGCAAGAACGGTAA
- the paaX gene encoding phenylacetic acid degradation operon negative regulatory protein PaaX has product MAHPLSRIIDQLKREPSRTGSIVITMFGDAIVPRGGSVWLGTLLAFLESLDIDAGVVRTAMSRLAADGWLTREKVGRNSFYRLAEKGRETFEAATRHIYDPPPSDWTGRFELLLIGNGEDRDASREALRNAGFGSPLPGVWVAPSGVPVPEEAAGAIRLEVSAEDDSGRRLLSASWPLERTADAYLKFMKTFEPLRAAIARGADLSEADAFTARILLIHYYRRVVLRDPLLPESLLPADWPGRAARELCGEIYRALLAPSEQWLDSHGTNEKGALPPARKILERRFGA; this is encoded by the coding sequence ATGGCGCATCCGCTCTCCCGCATCATCGACCAGCTCAAGCGTGAGCCGTCACGCACCGGCTCCATCGTCATCACCATGTTCGGCGATGCCATCGTGCCGCGCGGCGGTTCGGTGTGGCTCGGCACGCTGCTGGCGTTCCTCGAGAGCCTGGACATCGATGCCGGCGTGGTGCGCACCGCGATGTCGCGCCTCGCTGCCGATGGCTGGCTGACGCGCGAGAAGGTCGGCCGCAACAGCTTTTATCGCCTTGCCGAGAAGGGCCGCGAGACGTTCGAGGCCGCGACGCGCCACATCTACGATCCGCCACCGTCGGACTGGACCGGCCGCTTCGAGCTGCTGCTGATCGGCAACGGTGAGGATCGCGACGCCTCGCGTGAAGCCTTGCGCAATGCCGGCTTCGGCAGCCCGCTGCCGGGTGTCTGGGTCGCTCCGTCAGGTGTTCCGGTGCCGGAAGAAGCTGCAGGTGCCATCCGACTTGAAGTTTCGGCTGAGGATGACAGTGGGCGTCGCCTGCTCAGCGCGAGCTGGCCGCTGGAGCGCACCGCCGACGCCTATCTGAAGTTCATGAAGACGTTCGAGCCGCTTCGGGCCGCGATCGCGCGCGGCGCGGATCTGTCCGAGGCCGACGCCTTCACCGCGCGCATCCTCCTGATCCACTACTACCGCCGCGTCGTGCTACGCGATCCGCTGCTGCCTGAGAGCCTGCTGCCGGCGGATTGGCCGGGCAGGGCCGCGCGAGAACTCTGCGGCGAGATCTATCGCGCGCTGCTTGCGCCGTCCGAACAATGGCTTGATAGCCATGGAACGAACGAGAAGGGCGCATTGCCCCCGGCCCGAAAGATCCTTGAGCGGAGATTTGGCGCCTGA